The Perca fluviatilis chromosome 24, GENO_Pfluv_1.0, whole genome shotgun sequence genome has a window encoding:
- the LOC120554662 gene encoding nucleolar protein 58-like gives MGAPENEDMKKKKQKSSKEVYFSVLPDRYEPLEEEEEEEERKERKEERREETTEERRQRKEEKKRKKKNKYKKYRKNVGKALRFSWRCLMLGLQSMTSSYTSPASAAVAVVTLADARRNAAANRA, from the exons atgggAGCGCCGGAGAACGAAgacatgaagaagaagaagcagaaaagCTCTAAAGAAGTTTATTTCTCGGTGCTGCCGGACCGATACGAGCctctggaggaagaggaggaagaggaggagaggaaggagaggaaggaggagaggagagaggagacgaCAGaggaaaggaggcagaggaaggaggagaagaaacgGAAGAAAAAGAACAAGTACAAGAAGTACAGGAAG aaTGTGGGGAAGGCGCTGCGGTTCAGCTGGCGCTGCCTGATGCTCGGTCTGCAGAGTATGACCTCGTCTTACACCAGCCCCGCCTCCGCTGCCGTCGCCGTGGTGACGCTGGCCGATGCTCGCCGGAACGCTGCCGCCAACAGAGCATGA